A single region of the Streptomyces caelestis genome encodes:
- a CDS encoding MOSC domain-containing protein produces MGNARLHSIHVHPVKAVRGFAPRETVVEPWGLTGDRRWVLVDDGGKVVTQRRQPRLALAAAELLPDGGVRLSAPGMEPLTVPVPRPLGRMPVEIFRDKVDAVPAEDEAAHAWGSTYLGIGVRLAYMDDPATRRPVDPEYARPGETVSFADGYPLLLTTTASLDALNALIAQGDHADEGPLPMNRFRPSVVVSGTDAWAEDDWSRLAIGDVPFRVAKTCGRCVVITTDQGTGERGREPLHSLGRHRRLGGKLVFGQNLVPLSRGTIRVGDPVRILEQPGPEACAPGGNRPMRPGVGLV; encoded by the coding sequence ATGGGGAACGCACGCCTGCACTCGATCCACGTCCATCCGGTCAAGGCGGTCCGGGGCTTCGCGCCCCGGGAGACCGTCGTGGAGCCCTGGGGGCTGACCGGAGACCGGCGCTGGGTGCTGGTCGACGACGGGGGAAAGGTCGTCACGCAGCGCCGGCAGCCGCGCCTCGCACTGGCCGCCGCCGAGCTTCTGCCGGACGGCGGCGTCCGGCTGTCCGCACCCGGCATGGAGCCCCTGACGGTGCCCGTTCCCCGGCCGCTGGGCAGGATGCCGGTGGAGATCTTCCGCGACAAGGTCGACGCGGTCCCGGCCGAGGACGAGGCCGCGCATGCCTGGGGCAGTACCTATCTCGGCATCGGCGTGCGTCTCGCGTACATGGACGACCCGGCCACGCGCCGGCCCGTCGACCCGGAGTACGCGCGTCCCGGCGAGACCGTCTCGTTCGCCGACGGCTATCCGCTGCTGCTCACCACCACGGCCTCCCTCGACGCCCTCAACGCCCTGATCGCGCAGGGTGACCACGCGGACGAGGGCCCGCTGCCCATGAACCGTTTCCGGCCCAGCGTGGTCGTGTCGGGCACCGACGCCTGGGCCGAGGACGACTGGTCGCGCCTCGCCATCGGGGACGTGCCCTTCCGCGTCGCCAAGACCTGCGGACGGTGCGTGGTGATCACCACCGACCAGGGCACGGGCGAGCGCGGCCGCGAACCCCTGCACAGCCTGGGGCGGCACCGGCGGCTCGGCGGCAAGCTGGTCTTCGGGCAGAACCTGGTGCCCCTGTCCCGGGGCACGATCCGGGTCGGTGACCCCGTCAGGATCCTGGAGCAGCCCGGGCCGGAGGCCTGCGCCCCGGGCGGGAACCGCCCCATGCGTCCGGGCGTTGGCCTTGTGTGA
- a CDS encoding DUF6643 family protein, giving the protein MTSPRSTYGGGYYSASFPDTPIYDKLVAERGTPQIAPIRVPAQYDTPGSHLPALPSALPALPAAPSQPAYGYPQAQHPSPLQQAPAAYIPQQATAPRGYPGPQPQQPRPAAAPGAGYEAMRPAAPRPAQAPYQDPYNNQQYRGY; this is encoded by the coding sequence ATGACCTCCCCCCGCTCCACCTATGGCGGCGGCTACTACTCCGCCTCCTTCCCGGACACCCCGATCTACGACAAGCTCGTGGCCGAGCGGGGCACCCCGCAGATCGCCCCGATCCGGGTCCCCGCCCAGTACGACACGCCGGGCAGCCACCTGCCCGCGCTCCCGTCGGCGCTGCCGGCCCTCCCGGCAGCCCCGTCCCAGCCCGCCTACGGCTATCCGCAGGCGCAGCATCCCTCCCCGCTCCAGCAGGCGCCCGCCGCGTACATCCCGCAGCAGGCCACCGCACCGCGTGGCTACCCCGGTCCCCAGCCGCAGCAGCCGCGTCCGGCCGCCGCACCCGGCGCGGGCTACGAGGCGATGCGCCCCGCGGCTCCCCGGCCCGCCCAGGCTCCTTATCAGGACCCGTACAACAACCAGCAGTACCGCGGTTACTGA
- a CDS encoding Rv1733c family protein translates to MRAISGLWRWRRNPLCRATDLAEAWVALAALVLILLAAPAAGALVGGSAQEALQRSVREQHEARRLVTATVVRKLDRSPLDADPETSTGRDLRNRVLADWTAPDGSEHQGPVLAGLKDPQQGDEFRIWTDRHGRMVARPLDSATASTHAVLAGFGAALAVGGLVEGGRRLIVWRMARRRYARWDQAWDRAGPDWGRTGTGS, encoded by the coding sequence GTGCGAGCGATCAGCGGACTCTGGCGCTGGCGGCGCAACCCGCTGTGCCGTGCGACCGATCTGGCCGAGGCCTGGGTGGCTCTGGCGGCCCTGGTGCTGATCCTCCTGGCCGCCCCGGCGGCCGGTGCCCTCGTCGGAGGCTCCGCCCAGGAAGCCCTCCAGCGCTCCGTCCGCGAGCAGCACGAAGCGCGGCGCCTGGTGACGGCCACAGTGGTCCGCAAGCTCGACCGCTCCCCGCTGGACGCCGACCCGGAGACCTCCACGGGCCGGGACCTCCGCAACCGCGTCCTCGCCGACTGGACGGCACCGGACGGCAGCGAGCATCAGGGCCCGGTGCTGGCCGGCCTCAAGGACCCCCAGCAGGGCGACGAGTTCCGGATATGGACCGACCGGCACGGCAGGATGGTGGCCCGCCCCCTCGACTCCGCGACGGCGTCGACACACGCGGTCCTCGCCGGCTTCGGCGCGGCCCTGGCGGTCGGCGGTCTCGTCGAGGGCGGCAGACGGCTGATCGTCTGGCGCATGGCCCGCCGCCGGTACGCCCGTTGGGACCAGGCATGGGACAGGGCGGGCCCGGACTGGGGCAGGACGGGCACCGGCAGCTGA